A window of Corallococcus macrosporus DSM 14697 contains these coding sequences:
- a CDS encoding ComEC/Rec2 family competence protein: MSFVRWLALLVSVLASLPGPALAQSAGQPLTVHFFDVGQGDAALIISPTGKTVLIDSGPPDARHHLEKRLRALVEGPLDLAILTHPHLDHLGGMSNALRAVGARRFMDPGFDHPSEAYRDLLNVVGDEVGQVMAPLPNPQEPRSLVTIGLGDGAALTVLWPRVPEDPFLTGTRSDPNSNSIVAKLTYGKTAFLFTGDAEPDTEATLLRKPIDFTSTVLKVAHHGGRHSSTAAFLAAVKPQAAVISVGAKNDYGHPTSEVLKRLRAVKATVFRTDQDGEVVATSDGHAVSLRAEKRAGAPELVPGEVKPGPVALGPITRGTRRASAPRGRSAQPAPAEAPGTGATQRDTGAPRYFSLKGSKVFHKEDCRTLKRSKSDRTAYSSRAEAMRARRPSEDCHP; encoded by the coding sequence ATGTCCTTTGTCCGGTGGCTCGCACTCCTCGTCTCCGTCCTCGCCTCGCTTCCAGGCCCGGCCCTGGCCCAGTCCGCCGGCCAGCCGCTCACGGTGCACTTCTTCGACGTGGGCCAGGGGGACGCCGCGCTCATCATCTCCCCCACCGGCAAGACGGTGCTCATCGACAGCGGCCCGCCCGACGCCCGGCACCACCTGGAGAAGCGGCTGCGCGCGCTGGTGGAGGGGCCGCTGGACCTGGCCATCCTCACGCACCCCCACCTGGACCACCTGGGCGGCATGTCCAACGCGCTGCGCGCGGTGGGGGCCCGGCGCTTCATGGACCCCGGCTTCGACCACCCGAGCGAGGCCTACCGCGACCTGCTCAACGTCGTGGGGGACGAGGTGGGCCAGGTGATGGCGCCCCTGCCAAACCCCCAGGAGCCGCGCTCGCTGGTCACCATCGGCCTGGGGGACGGCGCGGCGCTCACCGTGCTGTGGCCCCGCGTGCCGGAGGACCCCTTCCTCACGGGCACGCGCTCGGACCCGAACTCCAACTCCATCGTCGCCAAGCTCACCTACGGCAAGACGGCGTTCCTCTTCACCGGCGACGCGGAGCCGGACACCGAGGCCACGCTCCTGCGCAAGCCCATCGACTTCACCTCCACCGTGCTGAAGGTGGCCCACCACGGCGGGCGGCACTCCTCCACCGCGGCCTTCCTCGCCGCGGTGAAGCCCCAGGCCGCCGTCATCTCCGTGGGCGCGAAGAACGACTATGGCCACCCCACCTCGGAGGTGCTGAAGCGCCTGCGCGCGGTGAAGGCCACCGTCTTCCGGACCGACCAGGACGGCGAGGTGGTGGCCACCAGTGACGGCCACGCCGTCTCCCTGCGCGCGGAGAAGCGCGCCGGAGCGCCGGAGCTGGTGCCCGGCGAGGTGAAGCCCGGCCCGGTGGCGCTCGGCCCCATCACCCGGGGTACGCGGCGCGCCAGCGCGCCCCGTGGAAGGAGCGCCCAACCCGCCCCGGCGGAGGCCCCCGGCACCGGCGCCACGCAACGCGACACCGGCGCGCCGCGATACTTCAGCCTCAAGGGCAGCAAGGTGTTTCACAAAGAGGACTGCCGGACCCTGAAGCGCTCCAAGTCGGACCGCACCGCCTATTCGAGCCGCGCCGAGGCCATGCGCGCGCGCCGCCCCTCCGAGGACTGCCACCCATGA
- the deoC gene encoding deoxyribose-phosphate aldolase, which translates to MSDSEDLFHFVEDIAEQARRRLQAWKEGQAPGASAPAPDLSTARVDLETLRSHADLAPYIDHTLLKPEARAEDVVKVAEEARQYGFATVCVNSAHVATAARVLAGTSTVPIAVVGFPLGASLPSAKAFEARESIRAGAREIDMVLNVGALKAHDYALVHQDIAAVVEASRPVPVKVILETALLTDEEKVIACSLSKAAGAAFVKTSTGFGPGGATEADVALMRRVVGDTVGVKASGGIRSAEDAMKMLRAGANRLGASASVAIVSGQSSTAKY; encoded by the coding sequence ATGTCCGACTCCGAAGACCTCTTCCATTTCGTCGAGGACATTGCCGAACAGGCGCGCCGCCGGCTCCAGGCGTGGAAGGAGGGGCAGGCGCCCGGGGCCAGCGCGCCGGCGCCGGACCTGTCCACCGCCCGGGTGGACCTGGAGACGCTTCGCTCCCACGCGGACCTGGCGCCGTACATCGACCACACGCTGCTCAAGCCCGAGGCCCGCGCCGAGGACGTGGTGAAGGTGGCCGAGGAGGCCCGCCAGTACGGCTTCGCCACCGTCTGCGTGAACAGCGCGCACGTGGCCACCGCCGCGCGGGTGCTGGCCGGCACGTCCACGGTGCCCATCGCCGTGGTGGGCTTCCCGCTGGGGGCCTCGCTGCCGTCCGCCAAGGCCTTCGAGGCCCGGGAGTCCATCCGCGCCGGGGCGCGGGAAATCGACATGGTGCTGAACGTGGGCGCGCTCAAGGCGCACGACTACGCGCTGGTGCACCAGGACATCGCCGCCGTGGTGGAGGCCAGCCGGCCGGTGCCGGTGAAGGTCATCCTGGAGACGGCCCTGCTCACGGACGAGGAGAAGGTCATCGCCTGCTCGCTCTCCAAGGCCGCGGGCGCCGCCTTCGTGAAGACGTCCACCGGCTTTGGCCCGGGCGGCGCCACCGAGGCCGACGTGGCGCTGATGCGCCGCGTGGTGGGTGACACGGTGGGCGTGAAGGCGTCCGGCGGCATCCGCTCCGCCGAGGACGCGATGAAGATGCTGCGCGCGGGGGCCAACCGCCTGGGCGCGTCCGCGTCGGTGGCCATCGTGTCGGGGCAGTCCTCCACCGCGAAGTACTGA